The following proteins are co-located in the Mesorhizobium australicum WSM2073 genome:
- a CDS encoding TetR/AcrR family transcriptional regulator has protein sequence MEGTQTNERIGSPRRAPSQQRSRERVERMLAAASALIAEQGSDAMRMGEVAERAVVSIGSLYQFFPDKRAIVWALAERYTAESQACISAALRDVSDAKGLRQAFSELVDIYYELFLAEPVMRDIWSGTQADKALRQLELADSRANAEFLIAVLKRLRPDADPVALDTTAFLVWQMGEAAMRLAISVDRQEGDRLVAAYKRMALRELLAE, from the coding sequence ATGGAAGGCACGCAAACCAATGAGCGGATCGGTTCGCCGCGCCGGGCGCCAAGCCAGCAGCGCAGCCGCGAGCGGGTCGAGCGCATGCTGGCCGCCGCCTCGGCGCTGATTGCCGAACAAGGCAGCGACGCAATGCGCATGGGCGAGGTGGCGGAGCGGGCTGTGGTGTCGATCGGCTCGCTCTACCAGTTCTTTCCGGACAAGAGGGCGATCGTCTGGGCGCTGGCCGAACGCTACACAGCGGAAAGCCAGGCTTGTATCTCGGCGGCACTCAGGGATGTCAGCGACGCCAAAGGCCTGCGGCAGGCTTTCTCGGAGCTGGTCGATATTTACTACGAGCTGTTCCTGGCCGAGCCGGTGATGCGCGACATCTGGTCGGGCACGCAGGCCGACAAGGCGCTGCGCCAGCTCGAACTCGCCGACAGCCGCGCGAACGCGGAATTTCTGATCGCGGTGCTCAAGCGCCTGCGGCCCGATGCCGATCCGGTGGCGCTCGACACGACGGCATTCTTGGTGTGGCAGATGGGCGAGGCGGCCATGCGGCTGGCGATCTCGGTCGACAGGCAGGAGGGCGACAGGCTGGTCGCGGCCTACAAGCGCATGGCACTCAGGGAATTGCTGGCCGAATAG
- a CDS encoding SelT/SelW/SelH family protein — protein sequence MSKAQLPAIRITYCTQCQWLLRAGWMAQELLSTFGTDLGEVTLVPGTGGIFTISCNDVLVWDRKRDGGFPDAAKLKQLVRDVIDPDRDLGHADRKGHKGDTQKDLA from the coding sequence ATGAGCAAAGCTCAGTTGCCGGCCATCCGCATTACCTACTGCACGCAATGCCAGTGGCTGTTGCGTGCCGGCTGGATGGCGCAGGAGCTGCTGTCCACCTTCGGTACCGATCTCGGCGAGGTGACGCTGGTGCCGGGCACCGGCGGCATCTTCACCATCTCCTGTAACGATGTGCTGGTCTGGGACCGCAAGCGCGACGGCGGCTTCCCTGACGCGGCCAAACTCAAGCAGCTGGTCCGCGACGTGATCGATCCGGATCGGGATCTCGGTCACGCCGACCGCAAAGGCCACAAGGGTGACACGCAGAAAGACCTCGCCTGA
- the rpmE gene encoding 50S ribosomal protein L31 gives MKSAIHPDYHTIKVVMTDGTEYTTRSTWGKEGDTMNLDIDPTTHPAWTGGQQTLLDRGGRLSKFKKRFEGFGL, from the coding sequence ATGAAGAGCGCAATCCATCCCGACTACCACACCATCAAGGTCGTCATGACCGACGGCACCGAATACACGACCCGTTCGACCTGGGGCAAGGAAGGCGATACGATGAACCTCGATATCGACCCGACCACCCACCCGGCCTGGACCGGCGGCCAGCAGACCCTGCTCGACCGCGGCGGCCGCTTGTCGAAGTTCAAGAAGCGCTTCGAAGGTTTCGGTCTCTAA
- a CDS encoding ABC transporter transmembrane domain-containing protein, with protein MVQSSSADERRRSLKPLRRLFPYIAGYRTLVIGALISLAIAAATTLALPLAVRRMIDHGFSSASTTFIAEYFGALVAMAAVLAAASAGRYYFVITLGERVVADIRRDVFAHVTTLSPAFFDTAQSGEIVSRLAADTTQVKSAVGATASVALRNVILGLGAVGMMVVTSPKLSGLVIGAIPVIVLPLVAFGRSVRRKSRQAQDTLADATAYASEQIGAVRTLQAFTNERLVTGRFSGAVEAAFEAARASIFARSFLTFFAIFTIFSSVVAVLWFGSRDVLDGTISPGTLGQFLLYSVFAAGALGALSEVWGELAQAAGAAERLTEILAETPAIQAPADPKPLPAVAKGAIVFENVSFSYPARPDRAAVHGLSFQVMPGETVAIVGPSGAGKSTVFSLILRFYDPETGKILIDGVDVREADPVVVRQRIAIVPQDVTIFAASARDNIGFGRPGASEAEIEAAAKDALADEFILRLENGYDSQVGERGVTLSGGQRQRVAIARAILRDAPILLLDEATSALDAESETLVQTALERLMRGRTTIVIAHRLATVLKANRILVMDGGRIVEEGTHQSLVAKGGIYARLAKLQFETGASAFRGAAE; from the coding sequence ATGGTGCAATCAAGCAGCGCAGACGAGCGCCGACGCTCGCTCAAGCCGCTCAGGCGCCTGTTTCCGTATATCGCCGGATATCGCACGCTGGTCATCGGCGCCCTTATCTCACTGGCCATCGCGGCGGCAACGACATTGGCACTGCCGCTGGCCGTCCGGCGCATGATCGACCACGGTTTCTCGTCGGCCAGCACCACCTTCATCGCCGAATATTTCGGCGCCCTCGTGGCGATGGCCGCCGTGCTGGCCGCGGCGTCGGCCGGCCGTTATTACTTCGTCATCACGCTCGGCGAGCGCGTCGTCGCCGACATCAGGCGCGATGTCTTTGCCCATGTGACGACGCTGTCGCCTGCCTTCTTCGACACCGCCCAGTCGGGGGAAATCGTGTCACGGCTCGCCGCCGACACCACGCAGGTCAAGTCGGCGGTAGGCGCCACCGCTTCGGTGGCGCTGCGCAATGTCATCCTCGGCCTCGGCGCGGTGGGCATGATGGTCGTCACCAGCCCGAAACTCTCCGGCCTGGTCATCGGGGCGATCCCCGTGATCGTGCTGCCGCTGGTCGCCTTCGGCCGCTCGGTGCGGCGCAAGTCAAGGCAGGCCCAGGACACGCTTGCCGACGCGACGGCCTATGCCAGCGAGCAGATCGGCGCGGTGCGCACGCTGCAGGCCTTCACCAATGAGAGACTGGTCACCGGACGATTCTCGGGCGCGGTGGAAGCGGCCTTCGAGGCAGCGCGCGCTTCGATCTTCGCGCGCTCCTTCCTCACCTTCTTTGCCATCTTCACCATTTTCTCCTCGGTCGTGGCGGTGCTGTGGTTCGGCTCGCGCGACGTGCTCGACGGCACGATATCGCCTGGCACGCTTGGCCAATTCCTCCTTTATTCGGTGTTCGCCGCTGGCGCGCTCGGCGCGCTGTCGGAAGTCTGGGGCGAACTCGCGCAAGCCGCAGGTGCCGCCGAACGGCTGACCGAGATTCTGGCCGAGACGCCGGCAATCCAGGCGCCGGCCGATCCGAAGCCGCTGCCGGCGGTTGCCAAGGGCGCGATCGTCTTCGAGAATGTGTCCTTCTCCTATCCGGCGAGGCCCGATCGCGCCGCCGTCCACGGCCTGAGTTTTCAAGTCATGCCCGGCGAGACGGTCGCCATCGTCGGCCCCTCGGGTGCCGGCAAGAGCACGGTGTTCTCGCTGATCCTGCGCTTCTACGATCCGGAAACCGGCAAGATCCTGATCGACGGCGTCGATGTGCGCGAGGCCGATCCCGTCGTGGTCAGGCAGCGCATCGCCATCGTGCCGCAGGACGTCACCATCTTCGCGGCGAGCGCGCGCGACAATATCGGCTTCGGCCGGCCAGGCGCCAGCGAGGCCGAGATCGAGGCCGCGGCCAAGGACGCACTGGCCGACGAGTTTATCCTCAGGCTCGAGAACGGCTATGACAGCCAGGTCGGCGAGCGTGGCGTGACGCTGTCCGGCGGCCAGCGCCAGCGTGTGGCGATTGCACGTGCCATCCTGCGCGACGCGCCGATCCTGCTGCTCGACGAGGCCACCTCGGCCCTCGACGCCGAAAGCGAGACGCTGGTGCAGACCGCGCTCGAGCGGCTGATGCGGGGGCGCACCACCATCGTCATCGCCCACCGGCTGGCGACGGTGCTGAAGGCCAACAGGATCCTGGTCATGGATGGCGGCCGCATCGTCGAGGAAGGCACGCATCAGAGCCTGGTCGCCAAGGGTGGCATCTATGCCAGGCTCGCCAAGCTGCAGTTCGAGACCGGCGCCAGCGCCTTCAGGGGCGCGGCGGAGTAG
- a CDS encoding DUF1772 domain-containing protein — MIKLLPTLTFIAAIGAGVVGGVFFAFSNFVMAALARLPVPAGIAAMNSINVTVITPTFMTALFGTGLICLVLIAAALLGWSQSGSYWLLAGAVIYLVGNPIVTMVFNVPLNDALAAVDPASSNGAAVWANHLSQWVMWNHVRTVTAIVAMACFIFALL, encoded by the coding sequence ATGATCAAGCTTCTTCCAACCCTCACCTTCATTGCCGCGATCGGCGCGGGCGTCGTCGGTGGCGTATTCTTCGCCTTTTCCAACTTCGTCATGGCGGCCCTTGCCCGGCTGCCCGTCCCAGCGGGCATCGCCGCGATGAATTCGATCAATGTCACGGTGATCACCCCGACCTTCATGACAGCGCTGTTTGGCACCGGCCTCATCTGCCTCGTTCTCATTGCCGCCGCTCTCTTGGGCTGGAGCCAGTCCGGCTCGTACTGGTTACTGGCCGGCGCGGTGATCTATCTGGTCGGCAACCCTATCGTGACCATGGTCTTCAACGTGCCGCTCAACGATGCTCTCGCCGCCGTCGACCCGGCCAGCAGCAACGGCGCTGCCGTGTGGGCGAACCATCTGAGCCAATGGGTGATGTGGAACCACGTCCGCACCGTCACCGCCATCGTGGCGATGGCGTGCTTTATCTTCGCATTGCTCTGA